Proteins from a single region of Runella sp. SP2:
- a CDS encoding S9 family peptidase — protein MKNLGFLGLLFMGLTAQAQTLLTPEQLWKLGRVSGKGISKDGKSVVYSVSTPNIDENKSSSKTYVIPIGGGNASLITNVDDLLVNPKISPDGKFKISSEEVKVMKVTGKDAYPQLSKSNVLIYDQLNYRHWDEWEDGKFGHVMLTPTGGGAAKDLMEGEPHDCPLKPDGGDEDFVWSHDGKKVVYVTKKKFGTAYAISTNTDLYAYDLATGTTTNLTEDNKGYDLQPAFNQQGQLAWLQMKRDGYESDKQDIIVSNGTTKMNLTAQRDDLHVDGFKWSEDGRSLFFTAATNGTSQLFQVTYPGLTKMMPIITQITKGDFDVNGIIGQSGKTLVVSRADMNHASELYTVDIASGTMTQLTHVNDEAYANLGMCKTERRFVKTVDGKSMLVWVIYPPNFDKNKKYPALLYCQGGPQSALTQFYSFRWNFQLMASNGYIVVAPNRRGMPGHGTKWNEQISKDHGGIVMQDYLAAIDNVSKEPFVDKNRLGCVGASYGGYSAFMLAGMHSNRFKTFIAHDGIFDFRSMYGSTEELWFPNFDYGGPYWDTKNAAAQKSYSQFSPSNFVAKWNTPILIFHGEKDYRVPLEQGLQAFQAAQLRGIKSRLVVLPEENHWVLRAQNAQVWQNEFYRWLKETL, from the coding sequence ATGAAAAATCTAGGCTTCCTTGGGCTACTCTTCATGGGCTTAACGGCCCAAGCCCAAACGCTATTGACTCCCGAACAACTCTGGAAATTGGGGCGGGTAAGTGGTAAAGGAATTTCTAAAGACGGCAAATCAGTCGTTTATAGCGTCAGCACGCCCAATATCGACGAAAACAAAAGTAGTAGCAAAACGTACGTTATTCCCATCGGCGGCGGAAATGCCTCACTCATTACCAACGTGGACGACCTACTCGTTAATCCTAAAATTTCGCCCGATGGAAAGTTCAAAATCAGCAGTGAAGAAGTAAAAGTGATGAAAGTAACGGGCAAAGATGCTTACCCTCAGCTTTCAAAAAGTAACGTCCTGATTTATGACCAACTCAATTATCGCCATTGGGACGAATGGGAAGATGGCAAGTTTGGGCACGTGATGCTCACGCCTACAGGAGGCGGGGCGGCCAAAGACCTCATGGAAGGCGAGCCCCACGACTGCCCGCTCAAACCCGACGGTGGTGACGAAGATTTTGTGTGGAGTCACGACGGGAAAAAAGTTGTGTATGTAACCAAGAAAAAATTTGGAACAGCCTACGCTATCAGTACCAATACGGATTTGTACGCCTACGATTTAGCCACAGGTACGACAACCAACCTCACCGAAGATAACAAAGGCTATGACCTTCAACCTGCCTTTAATCAACAAGGGCAACTCGCGTGGTTACAAATGAAACGTGACGGATACGAATCTGATAAACAAGACATTATTGTAAGCAACGGCACGACTAAAATGAACCTCACCGCCCAGCGCGACGACCTACACGTGGACGGTTTTAAGTGGAGTGAAGATGGGCGTAGCTTGTTTTTTACCGCCGCGACCAACGGCACGTCGCAGTTGTTTCAGGTGACCTATCCTGGCTTGACCAAAATGATGCCCATCATTACGCAAATCACCAAGGGGGATTTTGACGTAAATGGAATCATTGGTCAAAGCGGAAAAACCTTGGTCGTAAGCCGCGCGGACATGAACCACGCCAGCGAATTATATACCGTGGATATTGCTAGCGGCACCATGACCCAACTCACCCACGTCAACGACGAAGCCTACGCAAACCTCGGAATGTGCAAAACCGAACGCAGATTTGTCAAAACCGTGGATGGGAAAAGCATGTTGGTATGGGTGATTTATCCGCCAAATTTTGACAAAAACAAAAAATATCCTGCCTTGCTTTACTGCCAAGGTGGCCCACAAAGCGCCCTGACTCAGTTTTATTCGTTTCGCTGGAATTTTCAACTCATGGCGTCCAACGGGTACATCGTCGTAGCTCCCAACCGACGCGGGATGCCTGGCCACGGTACGAAATGGAACGAACAAATCAGCAAAGACCACGGCGGTATTGTGATGCAAGATTATTTGGCCGCGATTGATAACGTGAGCAAAGAGCCTTTTGTCGATAAAAATCGGTTGGGCTGCGTGGGGGCCAGCTACGGTGGCTACTCCGCATTTATGCTCGCAGGTATGCACAGCAATCGCTTCAAAACCTTCATTGCCCACGATGGTATTTTTGATTTTCGCAGCATGTATGGCTCTACCGAAGAGCTTTGGTTTCCTAATTTTGACTACGGTGGTCCGTACTGGGACACCAAAAATGCGGCAGCTCAAAAATCGTACAGTCAATTTTCACCCAGCAATTTTGTCGCTAAATGGAACACGCCTATCTTGATTTTTCACGGTGAAAAAGACTACCGAGTTCCCCTCGAACAAGGCTTGCAAGCATTTCAAGCAGCGCAGTTGAGGGGTATCAAAAGTCGATTGGTGGTGCTGCCCGAAGAAAATCACTGGGTACTCCGCGCCCAAAATGCCCAAGTTTGGCAAAATGAATTTTATCGATGGTTGAAGGAAACCTTGTAG
- a CDS encoding PIN domain-containing protein encodes MKDKVFLDTNILIYLYSNDDLWKKQVVSEIVANTNEIIISTQVLTEFSNIGFRKLNLSSLEVAITLDELATNCEININTFKTIKQAVLVKEKYHYSWFDSLIIAAALESKCTALYSEDMHHQQLIEGSLIIVNPFYIKPL; translated from the coding sequence ATGAAAGATAAGGTTTTTCTGGATACTAATATCTTGATTTATCTGTATTCCAACGACGATTTATGGAAAAAACAGGTTGTTAGTGAAATCGTAGCCAATACAAACGAAATTATAATTTCTACTCAAGTTTTAACCGAATTTTCAAATATCGGTTTTCGTAAACTTAATCTCAGTTCATTGGAGGTTGCAATCACTTTGGATGAATTAGCCACAAATTGTGAAATCAATATAAATACATTCAAAACCATTAAACAGGCTGTTTTGGTTAAAGAAAAATATCATTATTCTTGGTTTGATAGCTTGATTATTGCAGCGGCCCTTGAATCGAAATGTACTGCGCTGTATTCGGAAGATATGCACCATCAGCAGTTGATTGAAGGTTCTTTGATTATCGTCAATCCTTTTTATATAAAGCCATTGTAA